Proteins from a single region of Corylus avellana chromosome ca11, CavTom2PMs-1.0:
- the LOC132165150 gene encoding uncharacterized protein LOC132165150, whose protein sequence is MANHMIHRILVDNGSSAEVLYWLDFKQMSIDRDRIKPFGSTLVGFAREKVQPIGLISLPVTAGTAPKQKTVMVDFLVIDRPGAYNAIIGRLALNKLKAVTSTYHLMMKFSTEEGVREVKGDQTQARRCYNTSLKKASNLTPIVIGIVGGKGKNEPKGEPAEPLEDVAVGEGRILKIETQMSPKIREGLVTFLRQNLEVFARMHDDMPGISPEDILHPLNVDPSVKPVKQK, encoded by the coding sequence ATGGCCAACCATATGATACATCGAATTTTGGTAGATAATGGAAGTTCGGCCGAAGTCCTATACTGGTTGGATTTTAAGCAAATGAgtattgatcgtgataggatcaaaccaTTTGGTTCTACCCTAGTCGGATTTGCAAGGGAGAAAGTCCAACCAATTGGCCTTATTTCTCTCCCTGTAACAGCAGGGACGGCACCCAAGCAGAAAACTGTGATGGTAGATTTCTTGGTCATTGACCGACCCGGTGCTTATAATGCCATCATCGGTCGTCTTGCTTTAAATAAGTTGAAGGCCGTAACTTCAACTTAccatttgatgatgaagttctCGACAGAAGAGGGAGTTAGAGAAGTGAAGGGAGATCAGACTCAAGCGAGAAGATGTTATAATACATCTCTCAAGAAAGCCTCGAACCTGACTCCTATTGTAATCGGTATAGTAGGTGGTAAAGGCAAGAATGAGCCAAAGGGTGAGCCAGCTGAGCCACTGGAAGATGTGGCGGTTGGTGAAGGCAGAATTTTGAAGATCGAGACACAGATGAGTCCCAAGATCCGAGAAGGTCTCGTCACCTTCCTTCGACAGAACCTGGAAGTTTTTGCAAGGATGCATGATGATATGCCAGGAATCAGTCCTGAAGACATCCTCCACCCACTCAATGTGGATCCGAGTGTGAAGCCGGTGAagcaaaaatga